A window from Sebastes fasciatus isolate fSebFas1 chromosome 22, fSebFas1.pri, whole genome shotgun sequence encodes these proteins:
- the rwdd gene encoding RWD domain-containing protein 4 codes for MTANEDQEMELEALRSIYEGDECFKEISSISFQFRIGDLEDTKAFMLDLTWPEMYPETAPQISLDAFFNNRISGETKKLILSKLEEQVEANLGTAMMYTLFEWAKENQEALMENHKPVVSAVTSGGDSTASTGKKKEKKEQLTKSQKRRIISRTDAKGELPRGWNWVDVIKVGVLYLLATGWHTYSALILQ; via the exons ATGACAGCTAACGAGGATCAGGAG ATGGAGTTGGAGGCTCTTCGCTCCATCTATGAGGGGGATGAGTGTTTCAAGGAAATTAGTTCAATTTCCTTTCAGTTTAGG ATAGGAGACCTTGAGGACACCAAAGCGTTCATGCTGGACCTCACATGGCCCGAAATGTACCCTGAGACGGCCCCACAAATCTCCCTCGATGCCTTTTTCAACAACAGAAT CTCTGGAGAGACGAAGAAGCTGATCCTGTCAAAGCTGGAGGAGCAGGTGGAAGCCAACCTGGGCACTGCTATGATGTACACTCTGTTCGAGTGGGCCAAGGAGAACCAGGAGGCCCTCATGGAGAACCACAAGCCTGTAGTCTCTGCTGTG ACGTCCGGCGGTGATTCTACTGCTTCAACAggcaagaagaaggagaagaaagagcaGCTGACTAAATCTCAGAAGAGGAGGATCATCAGCAGAACAG ATGCCAAAGGGGAATTGCCAAGAGGTTGGAACTGGGTTGACGTTATCAAAGTAGGTGTACTTTACCTTCTTGCCACAGGATGGCACACTTATTCAGCTTTAATCCTGCAGTGA
- the ing2 gene encoding inhibitor of growth protein 2, with protein MLGQHYHPNADKSQQLVNYVEDYLECVESLPLDIQRNVSVLREIDAKYQEVLKEVDEVYEKYKGEQDAAQRKRLQVQLQRALIISQELGDEKIHVVTQMTELVENRSRQMDSHSLCFQEPLEAERLPPERRSSVQDSPAPERSSARRPRRQRNSESRDSSHPSANGSLVDDPVEELSIPLPREKKSKSAKKKKRKAKQERDVSPVDFAIDPNEPTYCLCDQVSYGEMIGCDNDQCPIEWFHFSCVGLTYKPKGKWYCPKCRGDSEKTMDKSLDKNRKDRRSR; from the exons ATGTTAGGCCAACACTATCATCCAAATGCTGACAAGTCGCAACAACTGGTGAACTATGTGGAGGATTACCTGGAATGTGTGGAGTCTCTGCCTTTGGACATACAAAGAAATGTGTCTGTGCTGCGAGAAATCGATGCAAAGTATCAAG AGGTGCTGAAGGAGGTGGATGAAGTGTATGAGAAGTACAAAGGTGAGCAGGATGCAGCTCAGAGAAAGCGGCTGCAGGTCCAGCTGCAGAGAGCGCTCATCATCAGCCAGGAGCTGGGCGACGAGAAGATCCACGTGGTGACCCAGATGACGGAGCTGGTGGAGAACCGCTCCCGCCAGATGGACTCCCACTCCCTTTGCTTCCAGGAGCCCCTCGAGGCCGAGCGGCTCCCTCCGGAGCGGCGCTCCAGCGTCCAAGACTCCCCGGCGCCTGAACGCAGCTCGGCCCGCCGCCCGCGACGCCAGCGCAACAGTGAGAGCCGCGACTCCAGCCACCCGTCGGCCAACGGCTCTCTGGTGGACGACCCAGTGGAGGAGCTGTCCATCCCTCTGCCCCGGGAGAAGAAGTCCAAGTCTGCGAAGAAGAAAAAGCGCAAGGCCAAACAGGAGCGAGACGTCTCGCCGGTTGACTTCGCCATCGACCCCAACGAGCCCACCTACTGCCTCTGCGATCAGGTTTCATACGGTGAGATGATCGGCTGCGACAACGACCAGTGCCCCATCGAGTGGTTCCACTTCTCCTGTGTGGGGCTGACCTACAAGCCCAAGGGCAAGTGGTACTGCCCCAAATGCAGAGGGGACAGCGAAAAGACCATGGACAAAAGCCtagacaaaaacagaaaagaccGCAGGTCCAGGTAG